One Dromiciops gliroides isolate mDroGli1 chromosome 3, mDroGli1.pri, whole genome shotgun sequence DNA segment encodes these proteins:
- the MEIS3 gene encoding homeobox protein Meis3 isoform X2 → MAQRYDELPQYPGVDSASLANFSEAAPRGSGRPAVLPQAPYGPAPPPGPARGRARGGDGLKSEKDEIYGHPLFPLLALVFEKCELATCSPRDGAGPGPGGSPGLGPGGDVCSSDSFNEDITAFAKQVRMERPLFSSNPELDNLMIQAIQVLRFHLLELEKVHDLCDNFCHRYITCLKGKMPIDLVIEDRDRDGDESIIPCKADPDDFPTPGPGLPHQNNSWVRDHSDSGSVHLGTPGPSSGGMASQSGDNSSEQGDGLETRAASPSSGPEDDEPDQDQRQSKKRGIFPKVATNIMRAWLFQHLAHPYPSEEQKKQLAQDTGLTILQVNNWFINARRRIVQPMIDQSNRAGPGTAYSPEHGPALGAFGPDQSPGPGPPMRTTGLGEGLLPPSLLPRVHGHEREPGQAVALHVGAPAASPTDVRTPSPWMWRVL, encoded by the exons ATGGCACAGAGA tACGATGAGCTGCCTCAGTATCCCGGCGTGGACAGCGCAAGCCTGGCCAACTTCTCGGAAGCCGCGCCCCGGGGGAGCGGTCGGCCAGCCGTGCTACCCCAGGCCCCCTACGGCCCCGCGCCGCCCCCGGGGCCGGCCCGGGGCCGGGCAAGAGGAGGAGACGGACTGAAGAGCGAGAAAGACGAGATCTATGG GCACCCGCTCTTCCCGCTCCTGGCCCTGGTGTTTGAGAAGTGCGAGCTAGCCACGTGCTCCCCTAGGGACGGGGCGGGCCCGGGGCCCGGGGGCAGCCCCGGCTTGGGACCCGGGGGCGACGTCTGCTCCTCCGACTCCTTCAACGAGGACATCACCGCCTTCGCCAAGCAG GTCCGCATGGAGAGACCTCTGTTCTCCTCTAACCCCGAGCTGGACAACCTG ATGATCCAGGCCATCCAGGTGCTACGATTTCATCTGCTGGAGCTGGAGAAG gtacaCGACCTGTGTGACAACTTCTGCCATCGGTATATCACCTGCCTCAAGGGGAAGATGCCCATCGACCTGGTCATTGAGGACAGAGACCGAGATGGTGATGAGTCCATCATCCCCTGCAAGGCTGACCCGGATGACTTCCCAACCCCTGGCCCTGGCCTCCCCCACCAG aACAACTCCTGGGTTCGGGACCACAGCGATAGCGGATCTGTGCACCTGGGGACACCAGGCCCATCCAGTGGGGGCATGGCCTCCCAGAGCGGGGACAACTCCAGTGAGCAGG GAGATGGACTGGAGACCAGAGCAGCCTCCCCCAGCTCAGGGCCAGAGGATGATGAACCCGACCAGGACCAGAGGCAGAGTAAAAAGCGGGGAATCTTCCCCAAGGTGGCCACCAACATCATGAGAGCCTGGCTTTTCCAGCACCTGGCG CACCCCTACCCCTCTGAGGAGCAAAAGAAGCAGCTGGCCCAGGACACGGGGCTCACCATCCTACAGGTCAACAACTG GTTCATCAATGCCAGGAGGCGGATTGTGCAGCCTATGATTGACCAGTCCAACAGGGCAG GCCCTGGCACAGCCTACAGCCCTGAGCATGGCCCAGCCTTGGGGGCCTTTGGCCCAGACCAGAGTCCAGGCCCTGGACCCCCCATGAGGACCACCG GTTTGGGGGAGggcctccttcccccatctctcctccccagGGTCCATGGGCATGAGCGTGAGCCTGGACAGGCAGTGGCATTACATGTAGGAGCACCTGCAGCCTCACCCACTGATG tCAGGACTCCTTCTCCGTGGATGTGGAGGGTCCTGTGA
- the MEIS3 gene encoding homeobox protein Meis3 isoform X1, whose protein sequence is MAQRYDELPQYPGVDSASLANFSEAAPRGSGRPAVLPQAPYGPAPPPGPARGRARGGDGLKSEKDEIYGHPLFPLLALVFEKCELATCSPRDGAGPGPGGSPGLGPGGDVCSSDSFNEDITAFAKQVRMERPLFSSNPELDNLMIQAIQVLRFHLLELEKVHDLCDNFCHRYITCLKGKMPIDLVIEDRDRDGDESIIPCKADPDDFPTPGPGLPHQNNSWVRDHSDSGSVHLGTPGPSSGGMASQSGDNSSEQGDGLETRAASPSSGPEDDEPDQDQRQSKKRGIFPKVATNIMRAWLFQHLAHPYPSEEQKKQLAQDTGLTILQVNNWFINARRRIVQPMIDQSNRAGPGTAYSPEHGPALGAFGPDQSPGPGPPMRTTGLGEGLLPPSLLPRVHGHEREPGQAVALHVGAPAASPTDGLLLRGCGGSCELSPPHTPGAPSQGPAWCGRA, encoded by the exons ATGGCACAGAGA tACGATGAGCTGCCTCAGTATCCCGGCGTGGACAGCGCAAGCCTGGCCAACTTCTCGGAAGCCGCGCCCCGGGGGAGCGGTCGGCCAGCCGTGCTACCCCAGGCCCCCTACGGCCCCGCGCCGCCCCCGGGGCCGGCCCGGGGCCGGGCAAGAGGAGGAGACGGACTGAAGAGCGAGAAAGACGAGATCTATGG GCACCCGCTCTTCCCGCTCCTGGCCCTGGTGTTTGAGAAGTGCGAGCTAGCCACGTGCTCCCCTAGGGACGGGGCGGGCCCGGGGCCCGGGGGCAGCCCCGGCTTGGGACCCGGGGGCGACGTCTGCTCCTCCGACTCCTTCAACGAGGACATCACCGCCTTCGCCAAGCAG GTCCGCATGGAGAGACCTCTGTTCTCCTCTAACCCCGAGCTGGACAACCTG ATGATCCAGGCCATCCAGGTGCTACGATTTCATCTGCTGGAGCTGGAGAAG gtacaCGACCTGTGTGACAACTTCTGCCATCGGTATATCACCTGCCTCAAGGGGAAGATGCCCATCGACCTGGTCATTGAGGACAGAGACCGAGATGGTGATGAGTCCATCATCCCCTGCAAGGCTGACCCGGATGACTTCCCAACCCCTGGCCCTGGCCTCCCCCACCAG aACAACTCCTGGGTTCGGGACCACAGCGATAGCGGATCTGTGCACCTGGGGACACCAGGCCCATCCAGTGGGGGCATGGCCTCCCAGAGCGGGGACAACTCCAGTGAGCAGG GAGATGGACTGGAGACCAGAGCAGCCTCCCCCAGCTCAGGGCCAGAGGATGATGAACCCGACCAGGACCAGAGGCAGAGTAAAAAGCGGGGAATCTTCCCCAAGGTGGCCACCAACATCATGAGAGCCTGGCTTTTCCAGCACCTGGCG CACCCCTACCCCTCTGAGGAGCAAAAGAAGCAGCTGGCCCAGGACACGGGGCTCACCATCCTACAGGTCAACAACTG GTTCATCAATGCCAGGAGGCGGATTGTGCAGCCTATGATTGACCAGTCCAACAGGGCAG GCCCTGGCACAGCCTACAGCCCTGAGCATGGCCCAGCCTTGGGGGCCTTTGGCCCAGACCAGAGTCCAGGCCCTGGACCCCCCATGAGGACCACCG GTTTGGGGGAGggcctccttcccccatctctcctccccagGGTCCATGGGCATGAGCGTGAGCCTGGACAGGCAGTGGCATTACATGTAGGAGCACCTGCAGCCTCACCCACTGATG GACTCCTTCTCCGTGGATGTGGAGGGTCCTGTGAGCTgagccccccacacacacctgggGCTCCCAGCCAGGGCCCTGCCTGGTGTGGCCGGGCCTGA
- the MEIS3 gene encoding homeobox protein Meis3 isoform X4, translating into MAQRYDELPQYPGVDSASLANFSEAAPRGSGRPAVLPQAPYGPAPPPGPARGRARGGDGLKSEKDEIYGHPLFPLLALVFEKCELATCSPRDGAGPGPGGSPGLGPGGDVCSSDSFNEDITAFAKQVRMERPLFSSNPELDNLMIQAIQVLRFHLLELEKVHDLCDNFCHRYITCLKGKMPIDLVIEDRDRDGDESIIPCKADPDDFPTPGPGLPHQNNSWVRDHSDSGSVHLGTPGPSSGGMASQSGDNSSEQGDGLETRAASPSSGPEDDEPDQDQRQSKKRGIFPKVATNIMRAWLFQHLAHPYPSEEQKKQLAQDTGLTILQVNNWFINARRRIVQPMIDQSNRAGPGTAYSPEHGPALGAFGPDQSPGPGPPMRTTGSMGMSVSLDRQWHYM; encoded by the exons ATGGCACAGAGA tACGATGAGCTGCCTCAGTATCCCGGCGTGGACAGCGCAAGCCTGGCCAACTTCTCGGAAGCCGCGCCCCGGGGGAGCGGTCGGCCAGCCGTGCTACCCCAGGCCCCCTACGGCCCCGCGCCGCCCCCGGGGCCGGCCCGGGGCCGGGCAAGAGGAGGAGACGGACTGAAGAGCGAGAAAGACGAGATCTATGG GCACCCGCTCTTCCCGCTCCTGGCCCTGGTGTTTGAGAAGTGCGAGCTAGCCACGTGCTCCCCTAGGGACGGGGCGGGCCCGGGGCCCGGGGGCAGCCCCGGCTTGGGACCCGGGGGCGACGTCTGCTCCTCCGACTCCTTCAACGAGGACATCACCGCCTTCGCCAAGCAG GTCCGCATGGAGAGACCTCTGTTCTCCTCTAACCCCGAGCTGGACAACCTG ATGATCCAGGCCATCCAGGTGCTACGATTTCATCTGCTGGAGCTGGAGAAG gtacaCGACCTGTGTGACAACTTCTGCCATCGGTATATCACCTGCCTCAAGGGGAAGATGCCCATCGACCTGGTCATTGAGGACAGAGACCGAGATGGTGATGAGTCCATCATCCCCTGCAAGGCTGACCCGGATGACTTCCCAACCCCTGGCCCTGGCCTCCCCCACCAG aACAACTCCTGGGTTCGGGACCACAGCGATAGCGGATCTGTGCACCTGGGGACACCAGGCCCATCCAGTGGGGGCATGGCCTCCCAGAGCGGGGACAACTCCAGTGAGCAGG GAGATGGACTGGAGACCAGAGCAGCCTCCCCCAGCTCAGGGCCAGAGGATGATGAACCCGACCAGGACCAGAGGCAGAGTAAAAAGCGGGGAATCTTCCCCAAGGTGGCCACCAACATCATGAGAGCCTGGCTTTTCCAGCACCTGGCG CACCCCTACCCCTCTGAGGAGCAAAAGAAGCAGCTGGCCCAGGACACGGGGCTCACCATCCTACAGGTCAACAACTG GTTCATCAATGCCAGGAGGCGGATTGTGCAGCCTATGATTGACCAGTCCAACAGGGCAG GCCCTGGCACAGCCTACAGCCCTGAGCATGGCCCAGCCTTGGGGGCCTTTGGCCCAGACCAGAGTCCAGGCCCTGGACCCCCCATGAGGACCACCG GGTCCATGGGCATGAGCGTGAGCCTGGACAGGCAGTGGCATTACATGTAG
- the MEIS3 gene encoding homeobox protein Meis3 isoform X3 gives MAQRYDELPQYPGVDSASLANFSEAAPRGSGRPAVLPQAPYGPAPPPGPARGRARGGDGLKSEKDEIYGHPLFPLLALVFEKCELATCSPRDGAGPGPGGSPGLGPGGDVCSSDSFNEDITAFAKQVRMERPLFSSNPELDNLMIQAIQVLRFHLLELEKVHDLCDNFCHRYITCLKGKMPIDLVIEDRDRDGDESIIPCKADPDDFPTPGPGLPHQNNSWVRDHSDSGSVHLGTPGPSSGGMASQSGDNSSEQGDGLETRAASPSSGPEDDEPDQDQRQSKKRGIFPKVATNIMRAWLFQHLAHPYPSEEQKKQLAQDTGLTILQVNNWFINARRRIVQPMIDQSNRAGPGTAYSPEHGPALGAFGPDQSPGPGPPMRTTGKPCPQSGSHRDLPIHSEPPLGAQGS, from the exons ATGGCACAGAGA tACGATGAGCTGCCTCAGTATCCCGGCGTGGACAGCGCAAGCCTGGCCAACTTCTCGGAAGCCGCGCCCCGGGGGAGCGGTCGGCCAGCCGTGCTACCCCAGGCCCCCTACGGCCCCGCGCCGCCCCCGGGGCCGGCCCGGGGCCGGGCAAGAGGAGGAGACGGACTGAAGAGCGAGAAAGACGAGATCTATGG GCACCCGCTCTTCCCGCTCCTGGCCCTGGTGTTTGAGAAGTGCGAGCTAGCCACGTGCTCCCCTAGGGACGGGGCGGGCCCGGGGCCCGGGGGCAGCCCCGGCTTGGGACCCGGGGGCGACGTCTGCTCCTCCGACTCCTTCAACGAGGACATCACCGCCTTCGCCAAGCAG GTCCGCATGGAGAGACCTCTGTTCTCCTCTAACCCCGAGCTGGACAACCTG ATGATCCAGGCCATCCAGGTGCTACGATTTCATCTGCTGGAGCTGGAGAAG gtacaCGACCTGTGTGACAACTTCTGCCATCGGTATATCACCTGCCTCAAGGGGAAGATGCCCATCGACCTGGTCATTGAGGACAGAGACCGAGATGGTGATGAGTCCATCATCCCCTGCAAGGCTGACCCGGATGACTTCCCAACCCCTGGCCCTGGCCTCCCCCACCAG aACAACTCCTGGGTTCGGGACCACAGCGATAGCGGATCTGTGCACCTGGGGACACCAGGCCCATCCAGTGGGGGCATGGCCTCCCAGAGCGGGGACAACTCCAGTGAGCAGG GAGATGGACTGGAGACCAGAGCAGCCTCCCCCAGCTCAGGGCCAGAGGATGATGAACCCGACCAGGACCAGAGGCAGAGTAAAAAGCGGGGAATCTTCCCCAAGGTGGCCACCAACATCATGAGAGCCTGGCTTTTCCAGCACCTGGCG CACCCCTACCCCTCTGAGGAGCAAAAGAAGCAGCTGGCCCAGGACACGGGGCTCACCATCCTACAGGTCAACAACTG GTTCATCAATGCCAGGAGGCGGATTGTGCAGCCTATGATTGACCAGTCCAACAGGGCAG GCCCTGGCACAGCCTACAGCCCTGAGCATGGCCCAGCCTTGGGGGCCTTTGGCCCAGACCAGAGTCCAGGCCCTGGACCCCCCATGAGGACCACCGGTAAGCCCTGCCCCCAATCTGGATCCCACAGAGATCTGCCCATTCACTCTGAGCCTCCCTTGGGGGCCCAGGGCTCATGA